From a region of the Salminus brasiliensis chromosome 4, fSalBra1.hap2, whole genome shotgun sequence genome:
- the rdh14a gene encoding retinol dehydrogenase 14a, with translation MMRGKTIIVTGANSGIGKATAVELLRRQARVIMACRSTERAEQAAQEIRQEAGQEQGELRVKLLDLASLKSVRSFCDEIIKEEPRIDVLINNAGVYQCPYEKTEDGFEMQFGVNHLGHFLLTHLLLDLLKRSAPSRIVVVSSKLYKYADINFDDLNSEQSYDKAFAYGRSKLANLLFTLELGRRLEDTGVTVNALTPGIVRTNLGRHVYIPLLVKPLFSLVSWAFFRTPEQGAQTSVYLACSPDVEGVQGKCFADCREENLLPKATDEEVAKKLWDISEVMVGINT, from the exons ATGATGCGAGGGAAGACCATCATCGTTACGGGGGCGAACAGTGGCATAGGCAAAGCCACGGCGGTGGAGCTCCTGCGCCGGCAGGCCCGGGTGATCATGGCCTGCAGGAGCACGGAGAGAGCGGAGCAGGCGGCGCAGGAGATCCGGCAGGAGGCCGGGCAGGAGCAGGGCGAGCTCCGGGTCAAGCTCCTGGATTTAGCGTCGCTGAAGTCGGTGCGCAGCTTCTGCGACGAGATCATCAAG GAGGAGCCCAGGATCGACGTTCTGATCAACAATGCCGGGGTCTACCAGTGTCCCTACGAGAAGACGGAGGACGGCTTCGAGATGCAGTTCGGCGTGAACCACTTGGGCCACTTCCTCCTCACCCACCTCCTGCTGGACCTCCTCAAGCGCTCCGCCCCCAGCCGCATCGTGGTGGTCTCCTCCAAGCTCTACAAATACGCCGACATCAACTTCGACGACCTGAACAGCGAGCAGAGCTACGACAAGGCTTTCGCCTACGGACGCAGTAAGCTGGCCAACCTGCTCTTCACGCTGGAGCTGGGCCGGAGGCTGGAGGACACGGGCGTGACGGTGAACGCCCTCACCCCCGGCATCGTGAGGACTAACCTGGGTCGGCACGTCTACATCCCTCTGCTGGTGAAGCCCCTGTTCAGTCTGGTCTCCTGGGCTTTCTTCAGAACACCGGAGCAGGGGGCGCAGACCTCCGTCTACCTTGCCTGCTCCCCAGACGTGGAGGGGGTGCAGGGGAAGTGCTTTGCCGACTGCCGTGAGGAGAACCTGCTTCCTAAAGCCACGGATGAAGAGGTGGCTAAGAAACTGTGGGACATCAGTGAGGTGATGGTGGGCATCAACACCTAG